The region TCCTGAGAAAATGAGGTATTAATAGTAACAACACATAATAAGGTTAAGAGTAATATTTTTTTCATACTGTTAAGATAAAAAGATAAATTTTTAATTCAAATACAATTTACTTTATTAACGTTTTCATCTTCTCGACAATATTAAAAGCTGCAGGACAAATGGCTACATTTTTTAATGTTAAATTAGATATTTGTTGAAACTTTTTTCTGTTGGTATGCGGGAATTCGGCACACGCTTTTGGACGTACATCATATATTGAACAATAATTATCAGCTCCTAAAAAAGTACAAGGTACAGATTGTAGGACGTAGTCATTGTCTTCGTCTAAACGCAAGTAACTATCAATAAATTGTTGTGGTTTTAGTCTAAAATGTTTTGCAATGCGTTGTATATCTTTATCAGTAAATAAAGGTCCAGTGGTTTTACAACAATTTGCACAAGTTAAACAGTCGGTTTGTTTAAACTCCTCTTCATGCAACTCTTGCATTAAATAATCTAATTGTTTTGGTGGCTTCTTTTTTAATTTGGTAAAAAAAGTTTTATTGTCCTTATGCTTATCTTTGGCAAGCTTTGGGAGATTATTTAAAAATGCTTCCATCGTACAAAAATACTATTTTTAAGACACTTTGACTAGACGCATTGTGATAATTAAATGACTATGAAAGACCTTTTTGGAACAGCATTATTAGATTACCAAAATGGTGATTACACAGAAGATTTAATAACCTCAACTAATATTTCTGGAGAGGATATATTACCTCTTCCTTATCTATTTAGAGGTTACAAAAACATGCCTAAATTAGAACAAAAAGCATTGCAGCTATCCAAAGGACACGTATTAGATGTTGGTTGTGGAGCAGGTAACCACAGTCTGTATTTGCAAGAAAAAGGTCTAACTGTAAAAGCTATTGACGTTTCTAAAGGCGCTATAGAAGTCTGTAAAATAAGAGGTGTAAGACGTGCTGAAATGATAGATGTATTAAAAGAAACCGAAACTTTTGACACCATTTTACTATTAATGAATGGTACTGGAATTTTTCAAAAACTACATCGTGTTACAACTTATTTGAAGCATTTAAAATCTTTATTAAATGAAGATGGGCAAATCCTTATAGATTCTAGTGATATACAATACATGTATGTTGATGAGGATGGTGGGTTTTGGCAAGATATGAATGCTAATTATTATGGCGAATTAGATTACTTTTTAAGCTATAAAGGTGAGGAGGAAGCACCTATGACATGGCTTTATCTTGATTTTAACACCTTACTCACCGCTTGTACTGCTGTAGGGCTAAAATGCGAAATGCTCGCGGAAGGCGAGCATTATGACTATTTAGCTAAACTTTATATTTAGATAGTATATCCTTTTTCTGATAGTTTTGCTATCATACTTTTATATAAATCGCCACTCCACATGATAGAAATATCACTCATTGAAGCATTCATCGAATCTTGAGAGCTTACAATTTTTTGTCCTGTTTCGCTTTGGTAAAATTCTTTTAAAATAATTTTATCACCTTCAGATAATGCTTCAGGTTTAAACATGTTTTGACCTGCTTTGGTAGCATATAAGGCATTCATGTTTTTAACATCTTGGTGCGTAAAATGTGCTCTGTAGGCACTTACAATCATTTGTGCTAATTCATCCATAGATTCTGGTTTGACTTTTTTAAGTTCTCTCCAGACTTCTGCAGGTACTTCTTGAGAAGCAAATTGCTCTTCTAACATAGTAAACATTTGATCTATAACTCCTTCATAGTAAGTCATAGTACCATTACTTTTAATGCACTTTTTTACATCTTCGCTGTACTCATCAACTTGTGCAAAGCTTAATGTTCCGATTGCTAAAAAGCATATTAATGTGAAAAATTTTTTCATTTTAGTCAGTTTGATTCGTTTAAAAAAGTGCAACTATTGTGCCACACCATTAATAAACGTTTGATTTACTTTAATATTTGGAATCTCTTTTTCATCGATTGTCATGATATCTTTATCTAAGATAATAAAATCGGCAAATTTACCGACTTCGATACTTCCTTTTTCTTGCTCTTCAAAGTTAGCATATGCAGCCCAAATAGTCATTCCTTTAAGGGTTTCTTCTCTTGTTAGTCCTTCTTCTTTATTAAATCCACCTTCAGGATATTGCTTAGTATCTTGTCTAGACACTGCTGCGTAAAAGGTTAAAAACGGACTTACTTGTTCCACTGGAAAATCTGTCCCTAGTGCTACTCTTCCGCTTTTTTCTAGTAAGGTTTTGTAAGCATAAGCCCCTTTTATTCTGTCTTTCCCTAAACGGTCTTCTGCCCAATACATATCGCTAGTAGCGTGTGTTGGCTGTATGGAAGGGATAATGTTTTCATTTTTAAAATAATCAAAATCATTATCTGTAATAACTTGTGCATGCTCTACTCTCCATCTACTGTTTGATTTTCCTTTTAAGGTTTTCTCATAGGTTTGAAGCACAAATCTGTTTGCAGA is a window of Olleya sp. YS DNA encoding:
- a CDS encoding YkgJ family cysteine cluster protein produces the protein MEAFLNNLPKLAKDKHKDNKTFFTKLKKKPPKQLDYLMQELHEEEFKQTDCLTCANCCKTTGPLFTDKDIQRIAKHFRLKPQQFIDSYLRLDEDNDYVLQSVPCTFLGADNYCSIYDVRPKACAEFPHTNRKKFQQISNLTLKNVAICPAAFNIVEKMKTLIK
- a CDS encoding class I SAM-dependent methyltransferase — its product is MKDLFGTALLDYQNGDYTEDLITSTNISGEDILPLPYLFRGYKNMPKLEQKALQLSKGHVLDVGCGAGNHSLYLQEKGLTVKAIDVSKGAIEVCKIRGVRRAEMIDVLKETETFDTILLLMNGTGIFQKLHRVTTYLKHLKSLLNEDGQILIDSSDIQYMYVDEDGGFWQDMNANYYGELDYFLSYKGEEEAPMTWLYLDFNTLLTACTAVGLKCEMLAEGEHYDYLAKLYI
- a CDS encoding DUF2059 domain-containing protein, with translation MKKFFTLICFLAIGTLSFAQVDEYSEDVKKCIKSNGTMTYYEGVIDQMFTMLEEQFASQEVPAEVWRELKKVKPESMDELAQMIVSAYRAHFTHQDVKNMNALYATKAGQNMFKPEALSEGDKIILKEFYQSETGQKIVSSQDSMNASMSDISIMWSGDLYKSMIAKLSEKGYTI